A window of the Buchnera aphidicola str. Sg (Schizaphis graminum) genome harbors these coding sequences:
- a CDS encoding FAD:protein FMN transferase codes for MGTYWQVKIPYVPNQLHIKNLIQRKLDEDEKLLSSWKKNSLVSKFNKLKKNQLLAIDKKFFKIISIALKINKKTYGKLDITIGNLINIWGFGNQKKPHNYPSINKIKQVMALTGMKHLSLISNANKHYIKKNIDGMKINLSTLGEGFAADHLSSVLKKEGIENYTISIGGTVLVKIKNKENSKIIAIQKPTDKIQSIHLLIHLKNKSISTAGTYRNYYYLKGKKISHLIDPKTGMPVTHNLISVSVISSTALEADGWDSALLILGFKKAKILALRENLAVCLITKKNNTFSTWISPCFKKFLINT; via the coding sequence ATGGGTACATATTGGCAAGTTAAAATTCCATATGTACCAAATCAATTACATATAAAAAATTTAATACAAAGAAAATTAGATGAAGATGAAAAATTATTATCTTCTTGGAAAAAAAATTCTTTAGTATCTAAATTTAATAAACTAAAAAAAAACCAACTATTAGCTATTGATAAAAAATTCTTTAAAATTATTTCAATAGCATTAAAAATAAATAAAAAAACTTATGGAAAACTAGATATTACAATTGGCAATCTAATTAATATATGGGGATTTGGTAATCAAAAAAAACCACATAACTATCCTTCTATTAATAAAATAAAACAAGTTATGGCTCTTACCGGAATGAAACACTTAAGTTTAATTAGCAATGCTAATAAACATTACATCAAAAAAAATATAGATGGCATGAAAATTAATCTTTCTACATTAGGAGAAGGATTTGCAGCAGATCATCTTTCCTCAGTTCTCAAAAAAGAAGGAATAGAAAATTATACTATTTCAATAGGAGGTACAGTATTAGTTAAAATAAAAAATAAAGAAAATTCTAAAATTATTGCAATTCAAAAACCTACTGATAAAATACAATCAATTCATTTATTAATTCACTTAAAAAACAAATCTATTAGTACAGCTGGTACATATCGCAATTATTATTATTTAAAAGGCAAAAAAATTTCACATTTAATCGATCCTAAAACAGGAATGCCTGTAACGCACAACTTAATATCAGTAAGTGTAATTTCATCAACTGCTTTAGAAGCTGATGGTTGGGATAGCGCATTACTTATTTTAGGTTTTAAAAAAGCTAAAATATTAGCATTAAGAGAAAATCTTGCAGTTTGTCTTATAACTAAAAAAAATAATACATTTTCAACATGGATATCACCCTGTTTTAAAAAATTTTTAATCAATACTTGA
- the rsmH gene encoding 16S rRNA (cytosine(1402)-N(4))-methyltransferase RsmH, whose protein sequence is MNQTIKHISVMKKELIESLKIKKNGIYIDGTFGMGGHALSILKTIGREGRLYAIDRDPNSVFIGNQIKDKRFHIIHSNFSKILNYAKYNNIIGKVNGILFDLGTSSLQIENEKRGFSFKKNGPLDMRMNPHAGISASEWLFKSDINKIYFVLKNFGEERFSKRIAYAIKDYCKKKKINNTFELVDIIKKATPIKNKFKHPAKRTFQAIRIYINQELEEIKKGLENSLKILKPGGRLSIISFHSLEDRIVKNFMMKYSKKATVPYGLPITENKLETLRICKLKIINRIFPTQKEIEKNPRARSSVLRTAELKE, encoded by the coding sequence ATGAATCAAACAATCAAACATATTTCTGTAATGAAAAAAGAACTAATCGAATCATTAAAAATAAAAAAAAATGGCATTTATATTGATGGTACATTTGGAATGGGTGGTCATGCCCTTTCAATTTTAAAAACAATAGGAAGAGAAGGAAGACTCTATGCTATTGATAGAGATCCAAATTCTGTATTTATAGGCAATCAAATTAAAGACAAACGTTTTCATATTATTCATTCAAATTTTTCAAAAATTTTAAATTATGCAAAATATAATAACATTATTGGCAAAGTTAACGGAATATTATTTGATCTTGGAACATCATCACTGCAAATAGAAAATGAAAAAAGAGGCTTTTCATTTAAAAAAAATGGTCCTTTAGATATGAGAATGAATCCACATGCTGGTATTTCTGCTTCAGAGTGGCTTTTCAAAAGTGATATAAATAAAATTTATTTTGTTTTAAAAAATTTTGGGGAAGAGCGATTTTCAAAAAGAATTGCTTATGCAATAAAAGACTATTGCAAAAAAAAGAAAATAAACAATACTTTTGAACTGGTAGATATTATAAAAAAAGCAACACCTATAAAAAACAAATTTAAACATCCTGCGAAAAGAACTTTTCAAGCTATTAGAATTTATATTAATCAAGAACTAGAAGAAATTAAAAAAGGATTAGAAAATAGCTTAAAAATATTAAAGCCAGGAGGTCGTCTTTCTATTATTAGTTTTCATTCTTTAGAAGATAGAATAGTAAAAAATTTTATGATGAAATATAGTAAAAAAGCTACTGTTCCATATGGTTTACCAATTACAGAAAATAAATTAGAAACATTAAGAATATGTAAATTAAAAATTATTAATCGAATTTTTCCGACTCAAAAAGAAATTGAAAAAAATCCTCGAGCTCGCAGCTCTGTGCTTCGCACAGCTGAATTAAAAGAATAA
- the ftsI gene encoding peptidoglycan glycosyltransferase FtsI, with protein MNLFKEKKIKKIIYINWRFVTLCSIVFLFLVILTLRIIFLQIINSKKLAYEGDRRTLRIQSVINRRGIINDRLGYPLAVAVPVNAVFIDPTMITNKNDIKNNIRWKALSEILSIPLNKLIFFINSDKNIKFIYLARQINPEIGDYIKALKLPGVFLIEESKRYYPTGAIAAQLIGINNIDGEGIEGIEKSFNSYLTGTPGKRKIRKDNQGQIIENESLINKSNSNNLILSIDKKLQTIVYQKLNNAVNENQADFGIAILINIETGEILAMANSPSYNPNNMQYMINKNLRNKAITDIFEPGSTVKPIVIMEALKRGIIKKNSIINTKPYFIKKHKITDVAYHEKLNITGILKKSSNVGVSKIALSMNTSELINSYIKFGLGQPTNLGLIGEQKGFLPKKKKLSDLEKATFSFGYGLMITPLQLARLYTIIGSYGIYRPLSIIKIDHPLYEKRIFPKRYVKNVIHMMETVAHPGEGGSQAAIKGYRVAIKTGTAKKVGIHGYYIKKYIAYTAGIAPASNPKFSLTIIIDNPKGEKYYGGAVSAPVFSKIMKLVLKEMKIKPDNLKNKLS; from the coding sequence ATGAACTTATTTAAAGAAAAAAAAATAAAAAAAATAATTTATATAAATTGGCGTTTTGTCACATTATGCAGTATTGTTTTTTTATTTTTAGTAATTTTAACATTACGCATAATATTTCTTCAAATAATAAATTCTAAAAAATTAGCATACGAAGGAGATCGTAGAACACTAAGAATACAATCAGTAATAAATAGAAGAGGCATAATTAATGATCGATTAGGATACCCATTAGCTGTAGCTGTTCCAGTCAATGCAGTATTTATAGATCCCACAATGATTACCAATAAAAACGATATAAAAAATAACATACGTTGGAAAGCATTATCAGAGATACTATCTATTCCATTAAATAAATTAATATTTTTTATTAATTCAGATAAAAATATTAAGTTTATTTATTTAGCTCGTCAAATTAATCCAGAAATCGGAGATTATATTAAAGCATTAAAATTACCAGGAGTTTTTTTGATAGAAGAATCAAAACGATACTATCCTACTGGTGCTATCGCAGCTCAATTAATTGGGATAAATAATATAGATGGAGAGGGAATTGAAGGTATAGAAAAAAGTTTTAATTCATATTTAACAGGCACACCAGGTAAAAGAAAAATAAGAAAAGATAATCAAGGACAAATAATCGAAAACGAATCTTTAATTAATAAATCCAATTCTAATAATTTAATACTCAGTATTGACAAAAAATTACAAACAATCGTATATCAAAAATTGAATAATGCTGTTAACGAAAATCAAGCAGATTTTGGAATTGCAATTTTAATTAATATTGAAACTGGAGAAATATTAGCTATGGCTAATAGCCCTTCATATAATCCAAATAATATGCAATACATGATTAACAAAAATCTTCGTAATAAAGCTATTACAGATATTTTTGAACCAGGATCGACAGTTAAACCAATAGTTATTATGGAAGCATTAAAAAGAGGAATAATTAAAAAAAACTCAATAATTAACACAAAACCTTATTTTATAAAAAAACATAAAATAACAGATGTTGCATACCATGAAAAATTAAATATAACAGGAATATTAAAAAAATCTAGTAATGTTGGGGTATCAAAAATTGCATTATCTATGAATACCTCAGAACTGATTAATAGCTATATTAAATTTGGATTAGGACAGCCAACTAATTTAGGATTAATCGGAGAACAAAAAGGTTTTCTTCCTAAGAAAAAAAAATTATCAGATCTAGAAAAAGCGACTTTTTCTTTTGGATACGGACTTATGATAACTCCTCTGCAATTAGCTCGTCTATATACAATTATTGGAAGCTATGGAATTTATCGTCCTCTTTCAATTATTAAAATTGATCATCCGTTATATGAAAAAAGAATTTTTCCTAAAAGGTATGTAAAAAATGTTATCCATATGATGGAAACTGTTGCTCACCCTGGAGAAGGTGGTTCTCAAGCAGCTATTAAAGGATATCGTGTTGCAATTAAAACAGGAACTGCGAAAAAAGTAGGTATTCACGGATACTATATCAAAAAATATATAGCCTATACTGCAGGAATAGCACCAGCTAGCAATCCAAAATTTTCTTTAACAATTATAATTGATAATCCTAAAGGAGAAAAATATTATGGAGGTGCAGTATCTGCGCCAGTTTTTAGTAAAATAATGAAATT
- the ilvN gene encoding acetolactate synthase small subunit has protein sequence MRRILSVLLENESGALSRVIGLFSQRGYNIETITVAPTEDPSLSKMTIQTIGNEKSIEQIEKQLHKLIDVLRVIKVGQNSHIEREIMLLKVQTNNCKKDDVKHITEVFRGQIVDITSTTYVLQITGTAKKLDSFLKIIRNTTEIIEMTRSGIVGIARG, from the coding sequence ATGCGAAGAATTTTATCTGTTCTCTTAGAGAATGAATCAGGTGCATTATCACGAGTCATAGGATTGTTTTCACAGCGAGGTTACAATATAGAAACAATTACAGTCGCACCAACAGAAGATCCTTCTCTATCAAAAATGACTATACAAACAATCGGAAATGAAAAATCTATTGAGCAAATTGAAAAACAACTACACAAATTAATTGATGTATTAAGAGTAATAAAAGTCGGACAAAATTCTCATATAGAACGTGAAATAATGTTATTAAAGGTACAAACAAACAACTGTAAAAAAGATGATGTTAAACATATTACCGAAGTATTTCGAGGACAAATTGTAGATATAACATCTACAACATATGTATTACAGATTACTGGTACTGCAAAAAAATTAGATTCTTTTCTTAAAATAATTAGAAATACAACAGAAATCATTGAAATGACTCGTTCTGGGATAGTGGGAATTGCTCGAGGTTAA
- the ftsL gene encoding cell division protein FtsL, whose product MKIKRYDLPKIIKKDFFIYGKIHLILLLAIILSANSVVIVVYNTRLLIAEEENLNLKTKKKDDEWRNLIIEKNAISMPSIH is encoded by the coding sequence ATGAAAATAAAACGTTATGATTTACCAAAAATAATTAAAAAAGATTTTTTTATATATGGAAAAATTCATTTAATTTTACTATTAGCAATAATTTTATCTGCTAATTCTGTTGTTATTGTAGTCTACAATACTCGACTACTAATTGCTGAAGAAGAAAATTTAAATTTAAAAACAAAAAAAAAAGATGATGAATGGAGAAATTTAATCATTGAAAAAAATGCTATTTCTATGCCTTCTATTCATTAA
- the degP gene encoding serine endoprotease DegP, with the protein MKRINIVLSGIMLFLTLLLSFGMSWGNKNFTSSQNVSSVQLAPSLAPMLEKVMPSVISINIEGSTVVHTSRLPHQFQPFFGHNSPFCQGNSPFRNSPFCRSNPNSNSMHEKFHALGSGVIINADKAYAVTNNHVVENANKIQVQLSDGRRYEASIIGKDSRSDIALIQLKNAKNLSAIKIADSDTLRVGDYTVAIGNPYGLGETVTSGIISALGRSGLNIEHYENFIQTDAAINRGNSGGALVNLKGELIGINTAILAPDGGNIGIGFAIPGNMVKNLTEQMVKFGQVKRGELGIIGMELNSDLAHVMKINAQKGAFVSQVLPNSSAFHAGIKAGDIIVSLNKKTISSFAALRAEVGSLPVSTKMELGIFRNGITKNVIVELKPSLKNSVSLGDIYTGIEGADLSDCSLNGQKGVKIENIKLNTQASKIGFKKDDIIVEVNQKVINNLNDLKNILDSKPNILVFSVKRGNNSIYLVSE; encoded by the coding sequence ATGAAAAGAATAAATATAGTATTAAGCGGGATAATGCTTTTTTTAACGCTATTACTAAGTTTTGGAATGTCTTGGGGGAATAAAAATTTTACTTCTTCTCAAAATGTTTCTTCTGTACAACTAGCTCCTAGTTTAGCTCCTATGTTAGAAAAAGTTATGCCTTCAGTAATCAGTATCAATATAGAAGGAAGCACTGTAGTTCATACTTCTCGTTTACCTCATCAATTTCAACCCTTTTTTGGTCATAATTCTCCTTTTTGTCAGGGTAATTCACCATTTCGAAATTCTCCTTTTTGTCGTTCTAATCCAAATTCTAATAGTATGCATGAAAAATTTCATGCTCTGGGTTCCGGTGTAATTATTAATGCTGATAAGGCATATGCTGTAACAAATAATCATGTTGTAGAAAATGCAAATAAAATTCAAGTACAATTAAGTGACGGACGTCGTTATGAAGCCTCTATAATTGGTAAAGACTCTCGTTCCGATATTGCTTTAATACAGCTAAAAAATGCGAAAAATTTAAGTGCAATAAAAATTGCTGATTCTGATACTCTTCGAGTAGGTGATTATACTGTAGCTATTGGTAATCCATACGGTCTTGGTGAAACGGTAACTTCTGGTATTATTTCGGCGTTGGGACGAAGTGGATTAAACATTGAGCATTACGAAAATTTTATTCAAACTGATGCAGCTATTAACAGAGGTAATTCTGGTGGTGCATTAGTTAATTTAAAAGGTGAATTAATAGGTATCAATACTGCAATATTAGCACCAGACGGAGGTAATATTGGAATTGGATTTGCTATTCCTGGAAATATGGTTAAAAATCTTACAGAACAAATGGTTAAATTTGGACAAGTAAAACGTGGAGAATTAGGCATAATAGGCATGGAACTAAATTCAGATTTAGCTCATGTAATGAAAATAAATGCTCAAAAAGGTGCATTTGTAAGTCAAGTTTTACCTAATTCTTCTGCTTTTCATGCAGGTATTAAAGCAGGTGATATTATTGTTTCTTTAAATAAAAAAACAATTTCTAGTTTTGCAGCATTACGTGCTGAAGTGGGATCTTTGCCAGTATCTACTAAAATGGAATTAGGAATATTCCGAAATGGAATAACTAAAAACGTGATTGTTGAATTAAAACCATCTTTGAAAAATAGTGTTAGTCTAGGAGATATTTATACAGGAATTGAAGGTGCTGATTTAAGTGATTGTTCATTAAATGGACAAAAAGGTGTAAAAATAGAAAATATAAAATTGAATACTCAAGCTTCAAAAATTGGTTTTAAGAAAGATGATATTATTGTAGAAGTCAATCAAAAAGTAATAAATAATTTAAATGATTTAAAAAATATTTTAGATTCAAAACCAAATATATTAGTTTTTAGTGTGAAGAGAGGGAATAATAGTATTTACTTAGTTAGTGAATAA
- a CDS encoding acetolactate synthase 3 large subunit yields MEILSGAEMVIRSLINQGIQHIFGYPGGAVLDIYDALKTVGGVEHILVRHEQAATHMADGYARSTGKIGVVLVTSGPGATNAITGIATAYMDSIPMVVISGQVASSLIGYDAFQECDMIGISRPIVKHSFLVKRTEDIPIIFKKAFWLASTGRPGPVVIDLPKDILKKTNKYNFIWPKNIHIRSYNPTTKGHQGQIKKALRILLKAKKPIIYAGGGIISSNSSEELRIFAEKINCPVTTSLMGLGAFPGNHIQSISMLGMHGTYEANMAMHYSDVIFAIGVRFDDRTTNNLKKYCPNATILHVDIDPTSISKTVSADIPIVGDAKQVLKEMIELIKKEKQIHSLKEWWSSIGKWKKIKSLEYNKKSNKIKPQKIIQTLFKLTKGTSYITSDVGQHQMFTALYYQFNKPRRWINSGGLGTMGFGLPAALGVKLALPKATVICVTGDGSIQMNIQELSTARQYNLAVLILNLNNSSLGMVKQWQDMIYSGRHSHSYMDSLPDFVKLVESYGHIGLKVKTNEELEEKLILALKKLSEGNLVFLDIQIDDSEHVYPMQIQGGGMNEMWLRKKEVS; encoded by the coding sequence TTGGAAATATTATCAGGAGCCGAAATGGTCATCAGATCATTAATTAATCAGGGAATACAGCATATATTTGGTTATCCTGGTGGTGCTGTCCTAGATATTTATGATGCTCTAAAAACTGTTGGCGGAGTTGAACATATTTTAGTAAGACATGAACAAGCAGCAACTCACATGGCTGATGGATATGCGAGATCTACTGGGAAAATAGGTGTTGTATTAGTCACATCAGGACCAGGTGCTACCAACGCTATTACCGGTATTGCTACAGCTTATATGGATTCTATCCCAATGGTCGTCATTTCCGGTCAAGTTGCCTCATCATTAATCGGATACGATGCATTTCAAGAATGTGACATGATTGGTATTTCTCGTCCTATAGTTAAACATAGTTTTTTAGTAAAAAGAACTGAAGATATACCTATAATTTTTAAGAAAGCTTTTTGGTTAGCATCTACCGGACGACCTGGTCCAGTAGTTATTGATTTACCAAAAGATATTTTAAAAAAAACAAATAAATACAATTTTATATGGCCAAAAAATATACATATACGTTCCTATAACCCAACAACTAAAGGTCATCAGGGACAAATCAAAAAAGCATTACGTATTCTATTAAAAGCAAAAAAACCTATTATCTACGCAGGTGGAGGAATAATCAGTTCTAACAGCAGTGAAGAATTACGTATATTTGCAGAAAAGATCAATTGTCCTGTAACAACATCTTTAATGGGATTAGGAGCATTTCCTGGAAATCACATTCAAAGTATTTCTATGTTAGGTATGCATGGAACTTATGAAGCTAATATGGCTATGCATTATTCTGATGTAATTTTTGCAATTGGTGTACGATTTGATGATCGAACAACAAATAATTTAAAGAAATATTGTCCAAATGCTACTATTTTACATGTTGACATTGATCCTACTTCAATTTCTAAAACTGTTTCAGCAGATATTCCTATTGTTGGAGATGCTAAACAAGTTTTAAAAGAAATGATTGAATTAATAAAAAAAGAAAAACAAATTCATTCTTTAAAAGAATGGTGGTCTTCCATAGGAAAATGGAAAAAAATTAAAAGCTTAGAATACAATAAAAAAAGTAATAAAATAAAACCACAAAAAATTATTCAAACTCTTTTTAAGTTAACAAAGGGAACGTCTTATATTACTTCAGATGTTGGTCAACATCAAATGTTTACTGCGTTATATTATCAATTTAATAAACCTAGACGTTGGATTAATTCAGGTGGATTAGGTACTATGGGATTTGGATTGCCTGCTGCTTTAGGGGTCAAATTAGCATTACCGAAAGCTACTGTAATTTGTGTTACTGGAGATGGCAGTATTCAAATGAATATTCAAGAATTATCTACAGCACGACAGTATAATCTTGCAGTTTTAATATTAAATCTTAATAATTCTTCTTTAGGTATGGTTAAACAATGGCAAGACATGATCTATTCTGGAAGACATTCACATTCATATATGGATTCACTTCCAGACTTCGTAAAATTAGTTGAATCATACGGACATATTGGTTTAAAGGTAAAAACAAATGAAGAATTAGAAGAAAAATTAATATTAGCATTAAAAAAACTATCTGAAGGTAATTTAGTTTTTTTAGATATTCAAATAGATGATTCTGAGCATGTTTATCCTATGCAAATTCAAGGTGGTGGCATGAATGAAATGTGGTTAAGGAAAAAAGAGGTTTCCTAA